From one Magnetofaba australis IT-1 genomic stretch:
- a CDS encoding DUF4332 domain-containing protein — translation MTKLVEIEGIGETYSSKLEEVGIKTIEQLLEAGASAKGRRTLEADSGISGKLILRWCNMADLFRIKGVGEEYSDLLEAAGVDTVPELAQRNAENLHKKMLEVNETKKLVRNPPAASQVANWVAQAKELPRVMTY, via the coding sequence ATGACCAAGCTGGTGGAGATTGAAGGAATCGGCGAAACCTATTCCAGCAAGCTGGAAGAGGTCGGCATCAAGACCATTGAGCAATTGCTGGAAGCGGGGGCTTCGGCCAAAGGGCGTCGCACGCTGGAGGCCGACAGCGGCATCAGCGGCAAATTGATCCTACGTTGGTGTAATATGGCCGACCTGTTCCGCATCAAGGGGGTGGGCGAAGAGTACTCCGACCTGCTTGAGGCCGCTGGCGTGGACACCGTGCCGGAGCTGGCGCAGCGCAATGCCGAGAATCTGCATAAGAAGATGTTGGAAGTGAATGAGACCAAGAAACTGGTGCGCAATCCCCCTGCGGCTTCGCAGGTGGCCAACTGGGTGGCCCAAGCCAAGGAGCTGCCGCGGGTGATGACCTACTAA